The Agromyces mariniharenae sequence CGGTCGGACGGCGTTCGTCATCTCGAGCACGGGCGTGCCGCCGTCGTCGACCACGGCGAACGAGGTCATCACCGATCCGAGCTCGGTCGCGGAGGCGACGTGCGTGCCGCCGCAGGGGATGCGCGCCGTGCCCTCGGGCAGTTCGCACACCCAAGTGCGCCGGTCGGTGAGCCCGTCGCCGGCCGCCTCGACGCGCACGACGGCGCCCGCCGCGATCCAGCGCTCGAGCTGCTCGGCGACGGCGCTGCGCACGTCGTCGAGCTCGCCGGCGAGCGACGCCGTGTCGAATCCCGCCCGCCGCAGCGACTTGTTGAGCCGGTAGCGGTCGAGCGAGCCGTCGGGCAGGATGCGCGACGACGCGATGGCGGCGCCGTCGAAGTCGGGGCTGCCGAGCGAGTCCTCGCGCGCGGGCTTCGACCACCGGTCGGCCAGCACGCGGTTGAGCGCGAGCGAGGCGAGGTGGCAGGCGGTGTGGCCGGTCGAGAGTGCGCGTCGCGTCGCGGCATCCGCCTCGACCTCGACCTCGTCGCCCTCGGCGATCGCCGCGTCGCCGTCGACGAGGTGCGCGACGAGGAACGCCCACCCCTCGGTGCCCTTGCGGACCGGGATGTCGTCGCCGAGGTGGAGGTCGGTGCCGTCGGTGGCGGCGACGACGGCGTCGCGCACCGGGAGGTCGACGCCGTTCGCGCGGATCACGCCGGCGTCGGCGGGCTGGTCGGGCCACGCGGCATCCACCGGGTGGAAGCTCGTCGCCTCGGTGACGACCGCGAGGCGGCCCTCGTGCGCGGGGGCGACGTGCAGCACGCGACTCCTCGCGGTGAGCGCCCCGCCGGGGTAGGTGAC is a genomic window containing:
- a CDS encoding metal-dependent hydrolase, which codes for MTLPQRDTRVTYPGGALTARSRVLHVAPAHEGRLAVVTEATSFHPVDAAWPDQPADAGVIRANGVDLPVRDAVVAATDGTDLHLGDDIPVRKGTEGWAFLVAHLVDGDAAIAEGDEVEVEADAATRRALSTGHTACHLASLALNRVLADRWSKPAREDSLGSPDFDGAAIASSRILPDGSLDRYRLNKSLRRAGFDTASLAGELDDVRSAVAEQLERWIAAGAVVRVEAAGDGLTDRRTWVCELPEGTARIPCGGTHVASATELGSVMTSFAVVDDGGTPVLEMTNAVRPRH